From Hydractinia symbiolongicarpus strain clone_291-10 chromosome 12, HSymV2.1, whole genome shotgun sequence, one genomic window encodes:
- the LOC130621953 gene encoding uncharacterized protein LOC130621953 isoform X2 — protein sequence MGIKFPGAAIFGKHGRNRGGPSIMPRNMEEDHQRSSALQATNQAPPHPPLSYTIEMPPSYTAQDNNNTWRRLDSREPLLNNTENNLLPDAPPPYNEVDVNPTAPPYEENDLVYPREPIRTTSYREEEEVKEDIDFFRYSAPCKKIATCIATCLALVTFLILILLLVYGKL from the exons ATGGGAATAAAATTTCCTGGGGCTGCTATATTCGGAAAACATGGACGCAATCG CGGTGGTCCATCAATAATGCCACGAAACATGGAAGAGGACCACCAAAGGTCATCCGCCCTCCAGGCGACCAATCAAGCTCCGCCACATCCGCCATTGTCATACACCATCGAGATGCCACCTTCTTACACCGCCCAAGATAACAACAACACATGGCGTCGGTTAGATTCTAGGGAGCCTCTTTTAAATAATACAGAAAACAACTTGCTTCCTGATGCACCTCCGCCATACAATGAGGTGGATGTCAACCCAACGGCGCCACCCTATGAGGAAAACGACCTTGTTTATCCGCGTGAACCCATCCGAACAACATCGTATCGCGAGGAGGAAGAAGTAAAAGAAGATATCGATTTTTTTCGATATTCAGCTCCTtgtaaaaaaatagcaacatgCATAGCAACATGCCTGGCTCTCGTGACTTTTCTCATTCTAATTCTGCTTTTGGTGTATGGCAAGTTATGA
- the LOC130621953 gene encoding uncharacterized protein LOC130621953 isoform X4, with translation MGIKFPGAAIFGKHGRNRGGPSIMPRNMEEDHQRSSALQATNQAPPHPPLSYTIEMPPSYTAQDNNNTWRRLDSREPLLNNTENNLLPDAPPPYNEVDVNPTAPPYEENDLVYPREPIRTTSYREEEEV, from the exons ATGGGAATAAAATTTCCTGGGGCTGCTATATTCGGAAAACATGGACGCAATCG CGGTGGTCCATCAATAATGCCACGAAACATGGAAGAGGACCACCAAAGGTCATCCGCCCTCCAGGCGACCAATCAAGCTCCGCCACATCCGCCATTGTCATACACCATCGAGATGCCACCTTCTTACACCGCCCAAGATAACAACAACACATGGCGTCGGTTAGATTCTAGGGAGCCTCTTTTAAATAATACAGAAAACAACTTGCTTCCTGATGCACCTCCGCCATACAATGAGGTGGATGTCAACCCAACGGCGCCACCCTATGAGGAAAACGACCTTGTTTATCCGCGTGAACCCATCCGAACAACATCGTATCGCGAGGAGGAAGAA GTGTGA
- the LOC130621953 gene encoding uncharacterized protein LOC130621953 isoform X3: protein MPRNMEEDHQRSSALQATNQAPPHPPLSYTIEMPPSYTAQDNNNTWRRLDSREPLLNNTENNLLPDAPPPYNEVDVNPTAPPYEENDLVYPREPIRTTSYREEEEVKEDIDFFRYSAPCKKIATCIATCLALVTFLILILLLVYGKL, encoded by the coding sequence ATGCCACGAAACATGGAAGAGGACCACCAAAGGTCATCCGCCCTCCAGGCGACCAATCAAGCTCCGCCACATCCGCCATTGTCATACACCATCGAGATGCCACCTTCTTACACCGCCCAAGATAACAACAACACATGGCGTCGGTTAGATTCTAGGGAGCCTCTTTTAAATAATACAGAAAACAACTTGCTTCCTGATGCACCTCCGCCATACAATGAGGTGGATGTCAACCCAACGGCGCCACCCTATGAGGAAAACGACCTTGTTTATCCGCGTGAACCCATCCGAACAACATCGTATCGCGAGGAGGAAGAAGTAAAAGAAGATATCGATTTTTTTCGATATTCAGCTCCTtgtaaaaaaatagcaacatgCATAGCAACATGCCTGGCTCTCGTGACTTTTCTCATTCTAATTCTGCTTTTGGTGTATGGCAAGTTATGA
- the LOC130621953 gene encoding uncharacterized protein LOC130621953 isoform X1, which produces MPIRAFDDGFRNTGRLLDFDNRGRLGVDRSRHNQQSSRHNRISHNQRLRRHGLEREAASLLTGSSNDDKRNRSDVNGNVEAEGKQTVEGEDGTFHFHTNPLASFMPPPAYESRPSTPQVQRPSPSAPPVEQHDTKLCMTPDAVTHDAVTYDVVTHDAVTADHFQKIYGCKTTTSIIVLIVAVILFGVFLALLILLA; this is translated from the coding sequence ATGCCGATCAGAGCTTTCGATGATGGTTTTCGTAACACGGGTCGACTTTTAGACTTCGATAACAGAGGTCGGTTAGGAGTGGACCGATCACGGCATAACCAGCAATCGTCACGTCACAATCGAATAAGTCACAACCAAAGACTCCGACGCCATGGTTTAGAACGTGAAGCAGCGTCACTATTGACAGGAAGTTCCAATGACGACAAAAGAAATCGAAGCGATGTGAATGGAAATGTTGAAGCGGAAGGTAAACAAACTGTAGAGGGAGAAGATGGCACGTTTCATTTTCATACTAACCCTCTAGCTAGTTTTATGCCTCCACCAGCATATGAAAGTAGACCTTCCACGCCTCAAGTGCAACGTCCATCACCAAGTGCTCCTCCTGTTGAACAACACGACACTAAACTATGTATGACGCCTGACGCCGTGACGCATGACGCCGTGACATATGACGTCGTGACGCACGACGCCGTAACCGCTGATCATTTTCAGAAGATATATGGATGTAAAACAACGACAAGTATTATAGTTCTAATTGTTGCTGTTATTTTGTTTGGAGTCTTTCTTGCTTTGTTAATTTTGTTAGCATAA